Part of the Hemiscyllium ocellatum isolate sHemOce1 chromosome 9, sHemOce1.pat.X.cur, whole genome shotgun sequence genome, AAATGGGGCAAATGGAGTGGTGCCTTGTCAGGCTCTGaggagacaggaggtgaattacttgctgcaaggTTCTTAGCAACATTTTATATATGGCTAGTTCTactcagtttctagtcaatggtagccTCCAgctgttgatagtgggagattcagtgatggtcatgCAATTGAATGTCATACTAATGCAATGATTAATTCtcccttgttggagatagtcatatCCTGGAACTTGTGCCAATTGTCAGTTTAACCTGAATATCATCCACGTCTTGTTACATTTGgagatggactgcttcagtatctgaggggtcacaaatggtgctgaacatattatgatcatcagcaaacatccttacTTCTTACTTTGAGATagaggaaggtcattaatgaaacagctgaaggtggTACTATGGAGAGTAACTTCTGTAGAGATATCCTGGAACTGAGCTTACTGACCTCCAGTAAAAcccaaccatcttcctttatacCAGGTGTGACTCCAATTAGCAGAGAGGTTTTCCCCGATGCCTACTGAATGAGGTTTCATTGGGGTCCTTGGCGTCACATTCAGTCAATTGTAGTCgcaatgtcaagggcagtcactctcacctcacctctggaattcagctgttttgtccatgcttgaaccaaggctggaatgagatcAGGAGTTCAGTGTGCAGATCCCAAACTGAGCGAGCAATCTATCACTAAACAACCTCTGCCTGGTATCACATTCGATGGCTCCTTTCATCACTTGACTGATAATAAAGCACAGATTAATGGACTGACAATTAGATatctcctgctttttgtgtactgtTTTGCCAGTGTTGTATCTGTCTCAAACAGCCTTCTAAGGCAtaggcaagttctggagcacaagccttcagtacaaTTGCCAGATTGTTGTCAGGACCAGTAGCTTTTGCAGTATTTAACGCATTCAGCTCTTTCTTGATACCATGTGGGAGTGAATCCATTCGAGATATCAGGCTGAAGATTATTGCTAACACTTCAGCCTAATTTTTTGTACTGATATGCTGGGCTTTCTCCATTtatgagaatggggatatttgtagatCCCCTTCTTCCACTGAGTTGTTCAGTATGCTGCtgttggcatgccctcctgtactCTTCATTAAACCAGAGTTAATTCCCTGACTTGGTGATAGTGCTAGACTGGGGTATACATCAGGCCATGAGGTTGGAGATTGTTTTGGAGTATAATTATGCTGCTGCTGGCCCACAGGGCCCcatgactttgacccagtgacaaagaAAAGCAGTGATAGCATTCCATGTTAGGATGGTtggtggggaacttgcaagtggtggtgttcccgtgcatctgctgcctttgaccTTCCAGGTGTAGAGAATATAAGAAGGTGCTATTAAAAGACACCTGATAAGTTGCTGCAATGCATATTGTAGATGGAGTATACTTCTGCCACTGTGTTGGTGGTGCACAGACTTAATGTTGAAAGTGATGGTTGGGGTTCCAGTCAAGTGGGATGTTTTGGCCTGAATGATGTTGAagctcattcccaatgaagggcttatgcccgaaacgtcgaatttcctattccttggatgctgcctaacctgctgtgctttaaccagcaacacattttcagctctgaatgatGTTGAAGCTATGCTCATCAATGCAAGTGACTGGTATTCAATCACATTCCTAACTTGTGCTCCAcatatggtggacaggctttggatcAGTTAGTGAGTTCCTGGCTACAGAATttccagtttcttccctgctTTTGTagctgatcaatgataactcatAGGACATTAATGAATTTCGAGGCAAGATGGTCATATTCTTGAAAGAGATGATCATTACCTGACATGTTGTatggtggaggagaaagtgaggattacagatgctggcgttcggagtcaagaatgtggtgctggaaaagcacagtaggtcaggcagcgtccgaggaacaggagaatcaacgttttgggcaaaagtccttaatcagcaatgaggcttgtgagctgggtgggaggggggatgggtgggaggaaaaggtagctgagaatgcaataggtagacaAAGGTAAGGGAGAAGTtgatggacaggtcaaaagggcttgggactgggataaggtgggggcagggataatgaggaaactggtgaaatccacattaatccggTGTGATTGCAGGGTCCAAAGGTGAGAaatgaggccttcttcctccaggcaatgggtggttagggtttggtgatggaggaggcccaggacctacatgtctttggtggagtgggaggcggagttgaagtgttcaaccgcgggggtgggggggggggggggggggtgggtggggtgtatggctggtgcagatgtcccagagatgttctctgaaatgatctacaagttgatgtcctgtctctccaatgtagaggagaccacatcgggtgcaacggatacagtagatggcaTTAGTGGAGGTgtatttctgtcagatgtgaaggatcctttggggccttggatggaggtgaggagggaggtatgGGCACATGCTCTGCACGtcctgtggtggcaagggaaggtgctggagtggggtgagggctggtGGAGGGGccatggatctgacaagggagtcacagaaggaatggtctttccaaaatgctgatagaggtgaggagggaaatatatcccgcgtggtggggtctgtttgtaggtggcggaagtggcagaggttgatgtgatgtatgtggggggttggtggggtggaaggctgtgtggtgcaaatgttattttGCCAATTATGTACCTGAAGAATATCATCTGAAATTGGAGCAGGCCATTTACCCCTCAAGTCTTTTCCacatttcagtaagatcatggcatCCACATTAACCTTGGCTCCCATAAAATAACTCAGCCTTAACGTATTTAGTAACCCAGATGAAGATACTATCTCAGAAGAGAATTACAAAGATTAAGAAGCCCTCTTGAGAGAAAAGAAATAGtcttcatctccattttaaatggacTTCCAGGGCCTTTCTTTGCTGGCATATATTGTTCTGCTGCAATGTCTTCTGTGTCTTTCCTACTGATGAGACAGGATTGCCAAAGGATGATGATAAGAGGTGTCTGGGAAATTGCCACACTTGCTGAGCCATATCTTACACTCATGTCAACTGCTAAATTCTTGGCAGCTTCACACTTCCCATGCCAGATTGTACTTCTCTGTGTAAGAAGGGGATACTTCGTGAGGCAGCTTCAAAGGAAACAAGGATTCAGGGAGAAGATAGTTTGCATcagatattaaaaatcacacaacaccagattatagtccaacaggtttaattggaagcactagctttcggagtgctgctccttcagcaggtgattgtggagtacacagttgtaagatacagaatttatagcaaaagtttacagtatgatataactgaaattatacattgaaaaatacattgattgttaagtctctcatctgatagaatgaccatgttggtttcacttcttttatatgtaaatcacaagctttatttaaaagttacattctcgggttaactttaacaattggtgtcagcccagataatgtgttgaaggtgttcacCCCCCTGTGCGCtattgtctgtgccataatgtttagactgattctaatctaaaaaattagttaacagagtctttcatggattcatgcagttttgagcaaagtgcaatgtaactctgcaagtacaaattcaccccacaaatgtacatgtgtgtgtgtctgtctggggtggggggttctgagtgtctgtgagagagagtgtatatatgtgtgtatgagtgcaaaggggtctaagtctgtgagagggtatatgaaggagtgtgtgtgtgtgtctgtaggagtgtgggagtgtccgtgtgtatgtctgtataggagtgtgtgtgtgtgtgtgtgtgtgtgtgtgtatagagtgcaatggtggtcacctgtaatgtgacatgaacccagggtcccagttgaggccctccctattggtaccgaacttggctaacagcctctgttcggccacttttcgctgctgcctgatccaaagtccgccttggagattagtcacccgaaggtccaaggtcgaatgtcctggactgctgaagtgttccccaactgggagggaacactcctgctcagtttcaccaatgtacAATGCCttaggacatccttgcctgcagtgtatgagatagacaatgttggctgagttgcatgagtacctgccacgtacatggtgggaggtgtccccatgcgtaATGGCAGAAGGTGTCCCCACCAttacctgaggcatggtacatcggTGAAACCGAGCAGgggctacagcaacggatgaatgggcaccacacaacaatcaacagacaggagtgttccctcccagttggagggagggcctcaaccggaaccttgggttcatgtcacactacagatgaccaccattgcactatacgcacgcgcacacacacacacactcacactcctacagacacacacactctcacaatctcacatgcaccctctcacagatttaGACACCTTTATACTTGCACACatgcatatacactctctcaaagacactcacaaacccccatcccagacacacacatgcatacatacacgTATATGTTTGGGCTTGAATTTGTACATGCAGAGTGTAAGTACATCTGGTGAGCTTAAATACCCAGACGTCCCTGAGATCAGGGGAAGTGGAAGATGAAGGGTGCTTGAGAGGTCAGGAGTAccatcacacagagagtgagaacACGAGTCATTCTAGGCCGCTGTTGTTGAATCTTCATCATCAGACTTGCTTCAGGAGCAAGTTAATTCCTCCAGCTTTCCTAAAAGAAGTGTGATATTGATATTGATATGGATGAGGGAGGAGACTGAATGTTTCTGACTGATTGCTGGTAGATGTAAATGCTTAATTGTTAAATTGCCATTCTGCGAAGTCCTCTTTCATTCGTTGTGGTTTTCTCCTCTGTTGTGTGCAGCCTGTCTCCTATGTTAAATTAGCTAAATGTAGTAATGAGACTTTCCGTTTTCTTCGAACAGTGCAATTTTCGGGCCAGCTTTGTGAGGACGCAGTGTTCAGACGCCCGAGAGAGAAGCACTATTTTTGCCATGAGCTCAGGTCAAAGCAGGTGCGCGGTCGCTGTCATCCGAGTGAGTGGTCCCGCCAGCAGCAAGACGCTGATACGCCTGACCGGTCAGAGAGCTCTTCCGCCGGCCAGAGCCGCTGCCCTCCGGCCGCTGGTGGACCCCGGGACGGGGGAGCGTCTGGACATGGCGTTGGTGCTGTGGTTCCCGGGCCCGCGCAGTTATACTGGCGAGGATTGCTGCGAGCTCCATGTCCATGGGGGGCCGGCGGTGCTCAGCGGAGTTCTCCAAGCCCTGGCATGCTCACCTGGGCTGCGGCCAGCGGAGGCAGGCGAATTCACCAAACGTGCCTTCCTGAATGGGAAGCTGGACCTGACTGAGGTCGAGGGGCTCGGAGACCTCATTCATGCCGAGACCGAAGCCCAGAGGAGGCAGGCTCTGCGGCAGATGTCCGGTGATCTGGGGCACATGTACCATGGATGGAGTGAGAGGTTAACTCGGTGCCTGGCCCATGCAGAGGCTTACATTGATTTCAGCGAAGATGACAACATCGAGGAGGGAATACTCGACCAGGTTGATAACGATGTGCGCACTCTGCAGAGTGAGATCGACCTGCACCTCCACGACAGCCGCCGTGGTGAGAGGTTGCGGGACGGTGTCCACGTAGCAATTGTCGGGCCACCGAATGCAGGAAAAAGCAGCCTTCTGAACCGCATCTGCCAGAAACCAGCCGCCATCGTCTCGCCGACAGCAGGGACGACGCGGGATGTGGTAGAGACGGCTCTGAATCTTGGAGGGTACCCCGTTCTCCTGAGTGACACTGCGGGACTCCGAGAGACGTGTGACCCCGTGGAGCGGGAGGGAGTGAGGCGTGCCCGGGAAAGGCTTTGGCAGGCCGATGTAGCGATCCTTGTGCTGGATGCCACGGAACTCCTGTCAGAGGGGACTAATGCGGTGCTGTCTTTCCTCGGAGACCATCTGAGCGGAGTAACCATGGATGGCTCTGACGAGCATCAAGCTGAAGCCAGCACGGCCTTGGCGGACTCGATTGTGGTCTGCAATAAGACAGATCTCGTTCAATTGGAGGAGCGAGACAAGCTGCACTTGGTTCTTGAAGAACAAGGGCTACATCAGGTATGCCTGCTGTCCTGCAAGACCGGCAGTGGTTTTGACGACTTCTTGCGCCTCCTGGGAGAACAAGTTGAAAAAATGTGTGGGAATCCATTGGCTGGCAGCCCCAGTTTAACTCAGGCACGTTACCGGCTGCACCTCCACAACTGTGCCCAGGCACTAACAGAATATCACCGTTACCGAGAACTGGATCTCGTTCTTGCCACAGAGCAGCTGAGAGTAGCCTTGAGACAACTAGGAAAGATCACTGGGAAGATTGGAGCCGAAGAAATCCTGGAAGTTATATTCAGGGATTTTTGTATTGGAAAATAAAACTTCTGAAGAAAGAGCTTTTAAACTCATCCGGTGTCATTGAGACTTTACACAAGGTGGGGAGCAGTATTCCAACTTCTGGGGACAGACTAAGATAGGGACTGAAAACAGCCCTTGCAAAACATTATAATTCAGTTCAGCTGTCATAGGATTCACTCATCAAGCTAAGTGGCATTGAATAAAAGCCAATAGAGAATCTATCACTGCAGGAACTATTAATGTATTCACTACCTCCATTGACTTTAGCAATTCACATATTTTAATAGGGTTTCACTGATTGAACAGCAGGCATAGagtccagagtcatagagatgtacagcacggaaacagacccttcggtccaacttgtccatgctgaccagatatcccaaccgaatgtAGTCCCACCTtccggcacttggcccatatccctccaaacccttcctattcatatacctatccagatgcctttcaaatgttgcaattgtaccagtctccaccacttcctctggcagctcattccatacacgtaccaccctcttgagtgaaaaaattgccccttaggtctctctgttttgaccccctcactctaaacctatgccctcgagttctggacttccccaacccagggggaagactttatctatttatcctatccatgcgcctcatgattttataaacctttgtaaggtcacccctcagcctctgacagtccagggaaaacagctttagcttattcaatctctccctataactcaaatcctctaaccctggcaacatcctttttccattttgtttccattttatttcctctttccattttaaaaatatctacttCTTTTACATTTAAGGCAATGTATTATACAAGAAATTGATTGTCATGCCACTTAAATCCAATCAAGAAGTTAAAGCAAATAGAGTTTAAAAATAACGAAACGGTAAATTTATTTTCTCTGCTGTATAAAAAGACATGAGTAAACAGTTTCTGAATTGTGCAGATTAAGAAGATCTCAGATTTTACTCACTTTGCTGAGTTATATATCGAAGAGGTGTAGTTGGTATTGCTACAGTTAGCTGTCTGGAGCTAGGAAGAGGAGAAAAGCAAGTGAACAGGATTCCTGGTCTTTCCTGTTATCGTGCACTGGAAatctgaataaaaactgaaagaactgtggatgctgtaaatctgaagaCTGGGTAATGATTAAAATGAGCTTCATCACATAGCCTGCTGCACTTGCTTCTGATGGGGACAAGTGAGTAACTGAAGCAAGAACCAGAGGATATGTATCTTCTGTAGAGCTGTACCCTAGTTAAGGTCTCCAGGAGACGAGAGGGTATGAGTAGAGAAAAGAGATAAATGAAAGATAAAGTGTTACAAGCAAAGTCTCAAATCAGAAAAAAACGCATTTGCTAATACTTATGAAAAAaactgacgaagggcttttgtctgaaatgtcaatttgcctgctcctcggatgctgcctgacctgctgtgcttttccagcactactctaatcttgacgctaatttccagcatctgcaatacccgtTTCTGCCTTATGAAAAAAACTAGCTGGTGTTTCAAACAAGAATCAATTGCTGGGAaaatacagctggtcaggcagtatccaaggagttggaaagtcaatgttttggacctgctgtattttcccagctccacatctattgattctgacttccagcatctacagttcttacTGTCGCCAAGAATCGATTGCTGACCTATTTTGTAGAATGTTTTAGGAGGATCCAGGGCATGGTAAACATATTATCAACCACAGAAATCTGAATCTGCAACTTCCGATTAAATCCAAAAGATAAGTCAATCTTGTGGTTAAAGCACAGAGGAATCATCACTGGGAAGTCCAGATGTCTGGATCAGGGAATTAAATTTAATCATAGTGCTGGCATTTTCTTTAAGGAATGCAACTGCTTGATTCCTAGTGAATGATATATAGGAATATTCTCCAGCTCCCTTTCATCCCTTCCAGAAAGACTGAAAGCAGAGAAGTTTCATAACAGTCgaacataactttttttttaaattagcagaCTTATGGCTCATCACACAGAAGTTGTGATCCTATAATATGAATGTTATACACAGCTTTTAATGCAAtgtaaaataataataatatttgtCATGACGTTTCCTGTGAATGTGAAAATGACTGCCTTGAGGGAAGGAGATTGCTACTGAACTCTTGTTTTCGCAGGGTGTTAAAATCACCAGGTTAGTTTCTGCAATGTGGCCAAGAACATGTACAGTTACATTTCCTATTGCATTTTGTTGATAAGAGTTTTTACTTGATTACTTTTTGCACCAGTTGTAATACTTGACTGTCATTTAACGATTTTACCAGTTCAGTGTTTTCCATTTCACTCCAGATGCAAATACAGCCTATTAGGACAACATCTTTGGCCAGtataaaatgaggtctgcagatgctggagatcacagctgcaaatgtgttgctggtcaaagcacagcaggccaggcagcatctcaggaatagagaattcgatgtttcgagcataagcccttcatcaggaataagagccaagcaggctaagataaaaggtagggaggagggactagggggaggggcgatggaggtgggataggtggaaggaggtcaaggtgagggtgataggccggagtggggtgggggcggagaggtcaggaagaggattgcaggttaggagggcggtgctgagttgagggaaccgactgagacaaggtggggggaggggaaatgaggaaactggagaaatctgaattcataccttgtggttggagggttcccaggcggaagatgaggcgctcctcctccagccgtcgtgtagttgtgttctgccggtggaggagtccaaggacctgcatgtcctcggtggagtgggagggagagttaaagtgttgaacagctgcaaatgtgttgctggtcaaagcacagcaggccaggcagcatctcaggaatagagaattcgacgtttcgagcataagctcttcatcaggaataagagccaagcaggctaagataaaaggtagggaggagggac contains:
- the gtpbp3 gene encoding tRNA modification GTPase GTPBP3, mitochondrial isoform X1 encodes the protein MFCSIPHRILRDVVRRNCLARKITGLAATYMSSAKDSGLSYQAAVCTELKKPLVIQKLPLLPLKSTEVRVDVHYCGVNFADFLVCRGLYQEQPLVPFTPGMEFTGSVLEVGPNVTAIRQGDRVIGVSYFGAMAEQCVVDHTMLWPIGEEVPYEVAATLPVSYGTVILALQHRAKTRPGETVLVTAAAGAAGLAAVDFASHILNTKVIAAAGTDEKCELAVQKGAVASINYTTKNVKEEVKKLTANKGVNVVFDAVGGDIFKDAFSSLAWEGRIVVVGFASGNIPSVPANLLLLKNVAAMGVYWGRYQHEDFPTFSRSIMSAVQYCQEGRIKPWVGAVYKLQQCNFRASFVRTQCSDARERSTIFAMSSGQSRCAVAVIRVSGPASSKTLIRLTGQRALPPARAAALRPLVDPGTGERLDMALVLWFPGPRSYTGEDCCELHVHGGPAVLSGVLQALACSPGLRPAEAGEFTKRAFLNGKLDLTEVEGLGDLIHAETEAQRRQALRQMSGDLGHMYHGWSERLTRCLAHAEAYIDFSEDDNIEEGILDQVDNDVRTLQSEIDLHLHDSRRGERLRDGVHVAIVGPPNAGKSSLLNRICQKPAAIVSPTAGTTRDVVETALNLGGYPVLLSDTAGLRETCDPVEREGVRRARERLWQADVAILVLDATELLSEGTNAVLSFLGDHLSGVTMDGSDEHQAEASTALADSIVVCNKTDLVQLEERDKLHLVLEEQGLHQVCLLSCKTGSGFDDFLRLLGEQVEKMCGNPLAGSPSLTQARYRLHLHNCAQALTEYHRYRELDLVLATEQLRVALRQLGKITGKIGAEEILEVIFRDFCIGK
- the gtpbp3 gene encoding tRNA modification GTPase GTPBP3, mitochondrial isoform X3, producing MSSAKDSGLSYQAAVCTELKKPLVIQKLPLLPLKSTEVRVDVHYCGVNFADFLVCRGLYQEQPLVPFTPGMEFTGSVLEVGPNVTAIRQGDRVIGVSYFGAMAEQCVVDHTMLWPIGEEVPYEVAATLPVSYGTVILALQHRAKTRPGETVLVTAAAGAAGLAAVDFASHILNTKVIAAAGTDEKCELAVQKGAVASINYTTKNVKEEVKKLTANKGVNVVFDAVGGDIFKDAFSSLAWEGRIVVVGFASGNIPSVPANLLLLKNVAAMGVYWGRYQHEDFPTFSRSIMSAVQYCQEGRIKPWVGAVYKLQQCNFRASFVRTQCSDARERSTIFAMSSGQSRCAVAVIRVSGPASSKTLIRLTGQRALPPARAAALRPLVDPGTGERLDMALVLWFPGPRSYTGEDCCELHVHGGPAVLSGVLQALACSPGLRPAEAGEFTKRAFLNGKLDLTEVEGLGDLIHAETEAQRRQALRQMSGDLGHMYHGWSERLTRCLAHAEAYIDFSEDDNIEEGILDQVDNDVRTLQSEIDLHLHDSRRGERLRDGVHVAIVGPPNAGKSSLLNRICQKPAAIVSPTAGTTRDVVETALNLGGYPVLLSDTAGLRETCDPVEREGVRRARERLWQADVAILVLDATELLSEGTNAVLSFLGDHLSGVTMDGSDEHQAEASTALADSIVVCNKTDLVQLEERDKLHLVLEEQGLHQVCLLSCKTGSGFDDFLRLLGEQVEKMCGNPLAGSPSLTQARYRLHLHNCAQALTEYHRYRELDLVLATEQLRVALRQLGKITGKIGAEEILEVIFRDFCIGK
- the gtpbp3 gene encoding tRNA modification GTPase GTPBP3, mitochondrial isoform X2; protein product: MRNCLARKITGLAATYMSSAKDSGLSYQAAVCTELKKPLVIQKLPLLPLKSTEVRVDVHYCGVNFADFLVCRGLYQEQPLVPFTPGMEFTGSVLEVGPNVTAIRQGDRVIGVSYFGAMAEQCVVDHTMLWPIGEEVPYEVAATLPVSYGTVILALQHRAKTRPGETVLVTAAAGAAGLAAVDFASHILNTKVIAAAGTDEKCELAVQKGAVASINYTTKNVKEEVKKLTANKGVNVVFDAVGGDIFKDAFSSLAWEGRIVVVGFASGNIPSVPANLLLLKNVAAMGVYWGRYQHEDFPTFSRSIMSAVQYCQEGRIKPWVGAVYKLQQCNFRASFVRTQCSDARERSTIFAMSSGQSRCAVAVIRVSGPASSKTLIRLTGQRALPPARAAALRPLVDPGTGERLDMALVLWFPGPRSYTGEDCCELHVHGGPAVLSGVLQALACSPGLRPAEAGEFTKRAFLNGKLDLTEVEGLGDLIHAETEAQRRQALRQMSGDLGHMYHGWSERLTRCLAHAEAYIDFSEDDNIEEGILDQVDNDVRTLQSEIDLHLHDSRRGERLRDGVHVAIVGPPNAGKSSLLNRICQKPAAIVSPTAGTTRDVVETALNLGGYPVLLSDTAGLRETCDPVEREGVRRARERLWQADVAILVLDATELLSEGTNAVLSFLGDHLSGVTMDGSDEHQAEASTALADSIVVCNKTDLVQLEERDKLHLVLEEQGLHQVCLLSCKTGSGFDDFLRLLGEQVEKMCGNPLAGSPSLTQARYRLHLHNCAQALTEYHRYRELDLVLATEQLRVALRQLGKITGKIGAEEILEVIFRDFCIGK